A genomic segment from Pseudoduganella chitinolytica encodes:
- a CDS encoding TauD/TfdA family dioxygenase, whose amino-acid sequence MESICAEAPFEVTTTPGFPYLIEAGAGAADHQRWFGAAAPDLVGLLRHAGALLLRGFPLRSAEDFRMAVGAMAPQLRGYAGGTSPRSQVAEGVYTSTEYPKQLEIPLHNEMSYSRQWPELLYFFCATAPASGGETPVADSRGILARMPWDIVEEFERRQLMYVRNLASAESRYNSWTKAFETDDRTAVEAYCRDMDIGYAWQPNGGLRIQEVRPALRTHPVTGERVWFNQVHLWHASNTPMASNVSAQIEAGLPMAAYYGDGGRIGNDTLAVVRDAMNAEKRLFRWQQGDLLMVDNVLAAHGRMPFDGPRQILVAMS is encoded by the coding sequence ATGGAAAGCATCTGTGCGGAAGCGCCCTTCGAGGTCACGACCACGCCCGGTTTCCCCTACCTGATCGAGGCCGGCGCGGGTGCCGCCGACCACCAGCGCTGGTTCGGCGCGGCGGCGCCCGACCTGGTCGGCCTGCTGCGCCACGCGGGCGCGCTGCTGCTGCGTGGCTTCCCGCTGCGCAGCGCCGAGGACTTCCGCATGGCCGTCGGCGCGATGGCGCCGCAGCTGCGCGGCTATGCCGGCGGCACGTCGCCGCGCAGCCAGGTCGCCGAAGGGGTCTATACGTCGACGGAATATCCCAAGCAGCTGGAGATCCCGCTGCACAACGAGATGTCCTACAGCCGCCAGTGGCCGGAGCTGCTGTACTTCTTCTGCGCCACCGCGCCGGCCAGCGGTGGCGAAACCCCGGTCGCCGACTCGCGCGGCATCCTGGCGCGCATGCCCTGGGACATCGTGGAGGAATTCGAGCGGCGCCAGCTGATGTACGTGCGCAACCTGGCTTCGGCCGAGTCGCGCTACAACTCGTGGACCAAGGCATTCGAGACCGACGACCGGACCGCGGTGGAAGCGTATTGCCGCGACATGGACATCGGCTACGCCTGGCAGCCCAACGGCGGCCTGCGCATCCAGGAAGTACGGCCCGCGTTGCGCACGCATCCGGTCACGGGCGAGCGGGTCTGGTTCAACCAGGTCCACCTGTGGCATGCCTCGAACACGCCGATGGCCAGCAACGTCAGCGCACAGATCGAAGCGGGCCTGCCGATGGCGGCCTACTACGGCGACGGCGGCCGCATCGGCAACGACACGCTGGCCGTGGTGCGCGACGCGATGAACGCGGAAAAGCGGCTGTTCCGCTGGCAGCAGGGCGACCTGCTGATGGTCGACAACGTACTGGCGGCCCATGGCCGCATGCCGTTCGACGGGCCGCGCCAGATCCTGGTGGCGATGTCGTGA
- a CDS encoding TauD/TfdA family dioxygenase, which yields MNIKGTQGESLANWIKHNRADIDAALWSDGYVLFRGFDVGGLAGFEDCATAACNTLYKHYGDLPLASASENVYFATPYPKHLEIQFHNEASHTHTWPSRQLFFCLEPAPEGGEWTLSDGRKVLDAMPDAMLARFREQGLVYRRRFIRGLDASWQQFFKVNDLQELHDKMAPTGHEIDAPSEHDVTVSFRTHAVLPLPERGTEAWFNQILLHHPDALPQEVGDLLRKHFPRDKFPRTVFFGDGSAIPADWVRTVDTVLNECSIRIPTQANDVLLVNNLLMAHGRLPYSGNRQIRVALGDMRAHGTA from the coding sequence ATGAACATTAAAGGCACGCAAGGCGAGTCTCTCGCCAACTGGATCAAGCACAATCGCGCCGACATCGACGCGGCGCTGTGGAGCGACGGCTACGTGCTGTTCCGCGGTTTCGACGTAGGCGGGCTGGCCGGGTTCGAGGACTGCGCGACGGCGGCTTGCAACACGCTGTACAAGCACTACGGCGACCTGCCACTGGCCAGCGCCAGCGAGAACGTCTACTTCGCCACGCCTTATCCGAAGCACCTGGAGATCCAGTTCCACAACGAGGCGTCGCACACCCATACGTGGCCGTCGCGCCAGCTGTTCTTCTGCCTGGAGCCGGCGCCCGAAGGAGGCGAGTGGACGCTGTCGGACGGGCGCAAGGTGCTGGACGCCATGCCCGACGCCATGCTGGCGCGCTTTCGCGAGCAGGGCCTGGTCTACCGGCGCCGCTTCATCCGCGGGCTGGACGCGTCGTGGCAGCAGTTCTTCAAGGTGAACGACCTGCAGGAGCTGCATGACAAGATGGCCCCGACGGGGCATGAGATCGACGCCCCGTCCGAGCACGACGTGACCGTGTCGTTCCGCACCCATGCCGTGTTGCCGCTGCCGGAGCGCGGTACCGAGGCGTGGTTCAACCAGATCCTGCTGCACCACCCGGATGCGCTGCCGCAGGAAGTGGGCGACCTGCTGCGCAAGCACTTCCCGCGCGACAAATTCCCGCGCACCGTGTTCTTCGGCGACGGCAGCGCGATCCCGGCGGATTGGGTCAGGACGGTCGATACGGTGCTGAACGAATGCTCGATCCGCATCCCCACGCAGGCCAACGACGTCCTGCTGGTCAACAACCTGCTGATGGCGCACGGCCGCCTGCCGTACTCGGGCAACCGCCAGATCCGGGTCGCGCTGGGCGACATGCGGGCACATGGTACCGCCTGA
- a CDS encoding non-ribosomal peptide synthetase, producing MVHQLFERQVALGPDAVALEFDGERLTYAELNARANRLAHYLRELGVQPDDRVAVCLARGLDLVVAIVAALKAGAAYVPLDPVLPDERLAHMLHDSAPVALLTQSHLRSRFALPDGVACAELDAPSPWAHHPADDPAAGMQTPDHLAYVIYTSGSTGQPKGVCMPHRALVNLLRWQRDDLPLPARTLQFAALGFDVAFQEIFSTLTSGGTLVLVAETVRQDLPALADWMRGQDLQRIYLPYIALNGLAELWSQQERPLPALQDLITAGEQLRITPSIRQLFRHAPQARLHNHYGPTESHVVTAHVLASPADEWEDLPPIGAPIANSRIYLLDAQGQPVPLGVTGEIHIGGVQVARAYLGRPDLSAERFLADPFVAGTALPGGRLYKTGDLGRWRADGTVEYLGRNDFQVKIRGFRIELGEIETQLARIAGVREAVVLAREDVPGEKRLVAYVVMEPGLAPDAPAWRAQLGQALPEYMLPAAFVPLDALPQTPNGKLDRKALPAPSGHAFVQRAYEATIGAIETTLAQIWSDLLGVERVGRHDNFFELGGHSLLAVRLVSQLRERLGIELPLSVLFTHPRLADLALDVAQAGQQTLSAIGKADRSAPLPLSLAQQRLWFISRVDARASKAYHVPDAVRLRGPLDTAALQAALDRIVARHEVLRTRFVGIGGQVRQVIDEPRGFALARQDLAGAGMAAVERIGKEEASLPFDLALGPLIRGRLLRLAEDDHVLLVTTHHIISDGWSAGVLAQEFSTLYEAFHAGRPDPLPPLAIQYADYGVWQRQWLQGPLLQQQLQQWVEQLRGAPALLAIPTDRPRPPMQDYRGANVAIEMDSALTRGLKALSQRHGTTMYMTLVAAWAAVLSRLSGQEQVVIGSSHAGRNRVDVEPLIGFFINTQALKMDLSGRPSVQALLAQAKQMAVQAQSLQDVPFERLVEALNPPRSLSHHPVFQVMLSWHNTPKVQLGLPGLTAQAVANAPDFAQFDLSLELHEEDDRIGGQLNYATALFDESTIQRHWRHVHAMLRAMVEDDSRQVDRIDLLDAAERRLVLETFNEAPAVPAQGGLLHALFEHQAAAQPDTTAFAFAGRELSYRALNERANQLAHHLRGLGVTPDARVAICAERSLDLVVALLATLKAGGACVPLDPVHPDERLAHMLQDSAPVAVLTQAGLRQRLAIPPDGACVLLDEAPWEQTAWGGAPTHDPDGGAVGLTDAHLAYVIYTSGSTGTPKGVMVEHRNVLTFLHGLEACIHGVAPDCRRIAWNSSFGFDMAVKAWGQLAMGRTVFLLPEETRMDGAALLDFIEQHRIETMECTPSHLRMLQGAGFLQGRAPTLRKLLLGGEAIDAGTWRELAAVDGTLFFNMYGPTECSVDATCGLIDGPTPNIGHVMPGARVYLLDEERQPVPIGVAGEIFIGGAGVARGYLDRPGLTAERFLPDPFAGDAAARMYRTGDLGRWREDGSIEYLGRNDFQVKLRGFRIELGEIEAVLLRQEGVREAVVIAREDSPGDKRLVAYVVTEQGGAAPDPALLRARLAGRLPDYMVPAAFVPLAALPLTANGKLDRKALPAPEGQGLAHQAYEAPQGEVEQTIAALWAQLLGVERVGRHDNFFDLGGYSLMVFQVIEGLKQKGYNAALQDVLLAQELSALAQLISANHGGAPAPDQWVTIRHGGSRPALVFLHEPSGEVLSYERLARHIDAEVGLYGIRADGATITSETTYEELAARYVSILREALPQGPYRLAGWSAGGVLAYEVARQLAAQGQRVEFVGLIDSWLRGSAGSAGNTIELADKLMLLVSYIEYQGCKLADPDVAQLMEAPDLPAALALAKRQRWLGQDIGADEFDARVALAFNLRQGAHAYAAAPIEAPVHLFTATPQGAADPANGWGSVLRGRLQVHPIGGDHWSLMMEPARAARLGSAISALLDGIDGTVRHAQAGRHPAAVVVRTGSPQGRKVFCIPGAGAHATSFLDLCGGFDAGVTVIGLEAEGLLGRAGPVPTVQEAATRYVAAIRTVQPVGPYHLAGHSFGGWIALEAARQLLQAGAVVAPVVLVDTEAPRDQGHAGRDEALRQFVKLVELNAGAALHIDADDLARRDEPGQVELVCERMKEAGLLPAKARAADLEPVVAMFCRQCTIGYRPGQPSGAGVVLFVAPSGDAGDAVDVPAWRGVEPDLAVVNVAGSDHLSILKPPHVAIVATEILKHWYLG from the coding sequence ATGGTGCACCAGCTGTTCGAGCGGCAGGTGGCGCTTGGCCCGGATGCCGTCGCGCTGGAGTTCGACGGCGAGCGCCTGACCTACGCCGAGCTGAATGCGCGTGCCAACCGGCTGGCGCACTACCTGCGCGAGCTGGGCGTGCAGCCGGACGACCGGGTGGCCGTGTGCCTGGCGCGTGGCCTGGACCTGGTCGTCGCCATCGTCGCCGCGCTCAAGGCCGGCGCGGCCTATGTGCCGCTCGACCCGGTGCTGCCGGACGAGCGCCTGGCCCACATGCTGCACGACAGCGCGCCGGTCGCGCTGCTGACCCAGTCGCACCTGCGCTCGCGCTTCGCGCTGCCCGATGGCGTGGCGTGCGCCGAGCTGGATGCGCCGTCGCCGTGGGCGCACCATCCGGCCGACGATCCGGCGGCCGGCATGCAGACGCCGGACCACCTGGCCTACGTGATCTACACCTCCGGCTCGACCGGCCAGCCCAAGGGCGTGTGCATGCCCCACCGTGCCCTGGTCAACCTGCTGCGCTGGCAGCGCGACGACCTGCCGCTGCCGGCCCGCACGCTGCAGTTCGCGGCGCTGGGCTTCGACGTGGCGTTCCAGGAGATCTTCTCGACCCTGACCAGCGGTGGCACCCTCGTGCTGGTGGCCGAGACGGTGCGCCAGGACCTGCCGGCGCTGGCCGACTGGATGCGCGGCCAGGACCTGCAGCGCATCTACCTGCCGTACATCGCCCTGAACGGCCTGGCCGAGCTGTGGTCGCAGCAGGAGCGGCCGCTGCCGGCCCTGCAGGACCTGATCACGGCGGGCGAGCAGTTGCGCATCACGCCGTCCATCCGCCAGCTGTTCCGGCACGCGCCGCAGGCACGCCTGCACAACCACTACGGCCCGACCGAAAGCCACGTGGTGACGGCCCACGTGCTGGCCAGCCCCGCCGACGAGTGGGAAGACCTGCCGCCGATCGGCGCGCCGATCGCCAACAGCCGCATCTACCTGCTCGATGCCCAGGGCCAGCCGGTACCGCTGGGCGTGACGGGCGAGATCCACATCGGCGGCGTGCAGGTGGCGCGGGCCTACCTGGGCCGGCCGGACCTGAGCGCCGAGCGCTTCCTGGCCGACCCGTTCGTTGCCGGTACGGCCTTGCCGGGCGGCCGCCTGTACAAGACGGGCGACCTGGGGCGCTGGCGCGCCGACGGCACCGTCGAATACCTGGGCCGCAACGACTTCCAGGTGAAGATCCGCGGCTTCCGCATCGAACTGGGCGAGATCGAGACGCAGCTGGCGCGCATCGCCGGCGTGCGCGAGGCGGTCGTGCTGGCGCGCGAGGACGTGCCGGGCGAGAAGCGCCTGGTGGCCTATGTCGTCATGGAACCCGGCCTGGCGCCGGACGCGCCGGCGTGGCGCGCGCAACTGGGCCAGGCGCTGCCCGAGTACATGCTGCCGGCCGCGTTCGTGCCGCTGGACGCGCTGCCGCAAACACCGAACGGCAAGCTCGATCGCAAGGCGCTGCCGGCACCGAGCGGCCACGCGTTCGTCCAGCGCGCCTATGAGGCGACGATCGGCGCCATCGAAACCACGCTGGCGCAGATCTGGTCCGACCTGCTCGGGGTCGAGCGGGTAGGCCGTCACGACAACTTCTTCGAGCTGGGCGGGCACTCGCTGCTGGCGGTGCGCCTCGTGTCCCAGCTGCGCGAACGGCTGGGGATCGAATTGCCGCTGTCGGTGCTGTTCACCCACCCCCGGCTGGCCGACCTGGCGCTGGACGTGGCGCAGGCGGGCCAGCAGACGCTCAGCGCGATCGGCAAGGCCGACCGCTCCGCGCCGCTGCCGCTGTCGCTGGCGCAGCAGCGTTTGTGGTTCATCTCGCGCGTCGACGCCCGTGCCAGCAAGGCCTACCACGTGCCCGATGCCGTGCGCCTGCGCGGTCCGCTCGACACGGCCGCGCTGCAGGCGGCGCTCGACCGGATCGTCGCGCGGCACGAGGTGCTGCGTACGCGCTTCGTCGGCATCGGCGGCCAGGTGCGCCAGGTGATCGACGAGCCGCGCGGCTTCGCGCTGGCGCGCCAGGACCTGGCCGGTGCCGGCATGGCGGCGGTGGAACGGATCGGCAAGGAAGAGGCCAGCCTGCCGTTCGACCTGGCCCTGGGCCCCCTGATCCGTGGCCGCCTGCTGCGCCTGGCCGAGGACGACCACGTGTTGCTGGTCACCACGCACCACATCATCTCGGACGGCTGGTCCGCCGGCGTGCTGGCGCAGGAGTTCTCGACGCTGTACGAGGCCTTCCACGCCGGCCGTCCCGATCCGCTGCCGCCGCTGGCGATCCAGTACGCCGACTATGGCGTGTGGCAGCGCCAGTGGCTGCAGGGACCGCTGCTGCAGCAGCAGTTGCAGCAGTGGGTGGAGCAGTTGCGCGGCGCCCCCGCGCTGCTGGCCATACCGACCGACCGGCCACGTCCGCCCATGCAGGACTACCGGGGCGCCAACGTCGCCATCGAGATGGACAGCGCGTTGACCCGGGGCCTGAAGGCGCTCAGCCAGCGTCACGGCACCACGATGTACATGACGCTGGTGGCGGCGTGGGCCGCGGTCCTGAGCCGCCTGTCCGGGCAGGAACAGGTGGTCATCGGCAGCTCGCACGCGGGCCGCAACCGGGTCGACGTCGAACCGCTGATCGGCTTCTTCATCAATACGCAGGCGCTGAAGATGGACCTGTCGGGCCGGCCCAGCGTGCAGGCGCTGCTGGCCCAGGCCAAGCAGATGGCGGTGCAAGCCCAGAGCCTGCAGGACGTGCCCTTCGAGCGCCTGGTGGAGGCACTCAATCCGCCCCGTTCGCTGTCGCACCACCCCGTGTTCCAGGTGATGCTGTCCTGGCACAACACCCCGAAGGTGCAGCTGGGATTGCCGGGGCTGACGGCGCAAGCCGTGGCCAACGCGCCCGATTTCGCGCAGTTCGACCTGTCGCTGGAACTGCACGAGGAGGACGACCGCATCGGCGGCCAGCTCAACTACGCGACGGCGCTGTTCGACGAGAGCACGATCCAGCGCCACTGGCGCCATGTGCATGCCATGCTGCGCGCCATGGTGGAAGACGACAGCCGCCAGGTCGACCGGATCGACCTGCTGGACGCGGCCGAACGCCGCCTGGTCCTGGAGACCTTCAACGAAGCCCCCGCGGTGCCGGCACAGGGCGGCTTGCTGCACGCGTTGTTCGAGCACCAGGCTGCCGCGCAGCCGGACACGACGGCGTTCGCCTTCGCAGGGCGTGAGCTGAGCTATCGCGCCCTGAACGAACGCGCCAACCAGCTGGCCCATCACCTGCGCGGTTTGGGCGTGACGCCGGATGCGCGCGTGGCGATCTGCGCCGAACGCAGCCTGGACCTGGTGGTGGCACTGCTGGCGACCCTGAAGGCGGGCGGCGCGTGCGTGCCGCTGGATCCGGTCCATCCGGACGAACGCCTGGCGCACATGTTGCAGGACAGCGCGCCCGTCGCGGTGCTGACCCAGGCCGGACTGCGCCAGCGGCTCGCCATCCCGCCGGACGGCGCCTGCGTGCTGCTGGACGAGGCGCCGTGGGAGCAGACCGCCTGGGGCGGTGCCCCCACGCACGACCCGGATGGCGGCGCCGTCGGCCTGACCGACGCCCACCTGGCCTACGTCATCTACACGTCCGGCTCCACCGGCACGCCGAAAGGCGTCATGGTCGAGCACCGCAACGTGCTGACTTTCCTGCACGGCCTGGAAGCGTGCATCCATGGCGTGGCGCCGGACTGCCGCCGCATCGCCTGGAACTCGTCGTTCGGTTTCGACATGGCGGTCAAGGCCTGGGGCCAGCTGGCCATGGGACGCACGGTGTTCCTGCTGCCGGAGGAGACCCGCATGGATGGCGCCGCGCTGCTGGATTTCATCGAGCAGCACCGCATCGAGACGATGGAATGCACGCCTTCGCACCTGCGCATGCTGCAAGGTGCCGGCTTCCTGCAAGGTCGCGCGCCAACGCTGCGCAAGCTCCTGCTGGGCGGCGAAGCCATCGACGCGGGCACGTGGCGCGAGCTGGCGGCCGTGGACGGGACGCTGTTCTTCAACATGTACGGGCCGACCGAATGCAGCGTCGATGCCACCTGCGGCCTGATCGACGGACCCACGCCGAACATCGGCCATGTCATGCCGGGCGCGCGGGTCTACCTGCTGGACGAGGAACGGCAACCGGTGCCGATCGGTGTCGCCGGCGAGATATTCATCGGCGGCGCCGGCGTCGCACGTGGCTACCTGGACCGCCCCGGGCTGACCGCCGAGCGCTTCTTGCCCGATCCGTTCGCTGGCGATGCGGCGGCCCGCATGTACCGCACCGGCGACCTGGGGCGCTGGCGCGAGGACGGCAGCATCGAATACCTGGGCCGCAACGACTTCCAGGTCAAGCTGCGCGGCTTCCGCATCGAACTGGGCGAAATCGAGGCCGTGCTGCTGCGACAAGAGGGCGTGCGCGAAGCCGTCGTCATTGCCCGCGAGGACAGCCCGGGCGACAAGCGTCTGGTGGCTTATGTGGTGACGGAGCAGGGTGGGGCGGCGCCTGACCCGGCACTGCTGCGCGCGCGCCTGGCCGGCAGGCTGCCCGACTACATGGTGCCGGCCGCGTTCGTGCCGCTGGCGGCGCTGCCGCTGACGGCCAACGGCAAGCTCGATCGCAAGGCCCTGCCGGCGCCGGAGGGGCAAGGCCTGGCGCACCAGGCATACGAGGCGCCGCAGGGCGAGGTGGAGCAGACCATCGCCGCGCTGTGGGCCCAGCTGCTGGGCGTCGAGCGGGTCGGCCGGCACGACAACTTCTTCGACCTGGGCGGTTACTCGCTGATGGTGTTCCAGGTGATCGAGGGTTTGAAGCAGAAGGGCTATAACGCGGCGCTGCAGGACGTGCTGCTGGCGCAGGAACTGAGCGCGCTGGCCCAGCTGATCAGCGCCAACCACGGCGGCGCGCCGGCCCCGGACCAGTGGGTCACGATCCGCCACGGCGGCAGCCGGCCGGCGCTGGTCTTCCTTCATGAGCCCAGCGGCGAAGTGCTGTCATATGAGCGCCTGGCCCGGCACATCGACGCCGAAGTGGGCCTGTACGGCATCCGCGCCGACGGTGCCACCATCACGTCCGAGACCACCTACGAGGAACTGGCGGCGCGCTACGTGTCGATCCTGCGCGAAGCGCTGCCGCAAGGGCCGTACCGGCTGGCCGGCTGGTCGGCCGGCGGCGTGCTGGCCTACGAGGTGGCGCGGCAGCTGGCCGCGCAGGGCCAGCGGGTCGAGTTCGTGGGGCTGATCGACAGCTGGCTGCGCGGCAGCGCCGGCAGCGCGGGCAACACGATCGAACTGGCCGACAAGCTGATGCTGCTGGTGTCCTATATCGAGTACCAGGGCTGCAAGCTGGCCGACCCGGACGTGGCGCAGCTGATGGAAGCGCCCGACCTGCCGGCGGCGCTCGCTCTCGCCAAGCGCCAGCGCTGGCTGGGCCAGGACATCGGCGCGGACGAGTTCGACGCGCGGGTCGCGCTGGCGTTCAACCTGCGCCAGGGCGCGCACGCCTATGCGGCGGCGCCGATCGAGGCCCCCGTGCACCTGTTCACGGCCACGCCCCAGGGCGCGGCCGATCCCGCCAACGGCTGGGGCAGCGTGCTGCGCGGGCGCCTGCAGGTCCACCCCATCGGCGGCGACCATTGGAGCCTGATGATGGAACCGGCACGCGCCGCGCGCCTGGGCAGCGCGATCTCGGCCCTGCTGGACGGGATCGACGGCACCGTGCGCCATGCGCAGGCCGGCCGGCATCCGGCGGCGGTGGTCGTCCGCACCGGCAGCCCCCAGGGACGCAAGGTGTTCTGCATCCCGGGCGCGGGCGCGCATGCCACGTCCTTCCTGGACCTGTGCGGCGGCTTCGATGCCGGTGTCACCGTGATCGGACTGGAAGCGGAGGGCCTGCTGGGGCGCGCTGGACCGGTGCCCACCGTGCAGGAGGCGGCAACGCGCTACGTGGCGGCCATCAGGACGGTGCAGCCCGTGGGGCCGTACCACCTGGCCGGGCATTCGTTCGGCGGCTGGATCGCGCTGGAGGCGGCGCGCCAGCTGCTGCAGGCCGGCGCGGTGGTGGCGCCAGTGGTGCTGGTGGATACCGAGGCGCCCCGCGACCAGGGCCATGCGGGGCGCGACGAGGCCCTGCGCCAGTTCGTCAAGCTGGTCGAGCTCAATGCCGGCGCGGCGCTGCACATCGACGCGGACGACCTGGCCCGGCGCGACGAACCCGGCCAGGTAGAACTGGTATGCGAGCGGATGAAGGAAGCCGGCCTGCTGCCCGCCAAGGCACGGGCGGCCGACCTGGAACCCGTCGTCGCGATGTTCTGCCGCCAGTGCACGATCGGCTACCGGCCCGGGCAGCCGAGCGGCGCCGGCGTCGTGCTGTTCGTCGCGCCGTCGGGCGACGCCGGCGATGCGGTCGACGTGCCCGCGTGGCGTGGCGTGGAGCCCGACCTGGCTGTCGTGAACGTTGCCGGCAGCGATCACCTGTCGATCCTGAAACCGCCCCACGTCGCCATCGTGGCCACTGAAATCCTCAAACATTGGTATCTCGGCTGA